In Balneolales bacterium ANBcel1, one genomic interval encodes:
- a CDS encoding phospholipase D-like domain-containing protein — translation MKFLSTLAFPLLFAALLFPLDTLAQVVLFEDFESGSKGGYAAGTVELDSGIWMLNDALLGRQSGDLTMGSQSVRLRDGHINMEFDVDGAGEVRFYHANSQFSNDGGSSIQLQYSQNGGASWTNIGDEIVCADGALEQAVVEANIEGNVRFRIIKSNGPSGARISIDNFEITEYQEPSDDPRLRVEVDGATVRHQDEIGFGTISIGTEARKSITLTNTGLETLSITTAVWEGDPVFSLDGATEDDLEQGESVTFSLVFEPASSSDFSGTLSIASNDPDHPQFELSITGRGLSADGPIDIAEARNLELGTIVTVTGWVTVADELSGPIYFQDETAGIAAYYTPLMRHEEAGFILNVSHGDSVVVRGALSQFNDMIQISPVADVMDTVEISVYPEGNRVIEPAEISVSQLESGEYQGQLVRLNGVSFLDGGAFDGDSNYDFTDGVAESEVRISSFTDIPGLAIPNVPVDIVGAVSRFRQFIQVFPRSRADIIQIGDAPLFVSTAPFETAATSESITFEWETDRPGTSEICYGETSSLELGCIEDAEPKERHTMTLEGLDPATIYSIKMRSVAGTDTSRTTPYYVTTSSSAEASQEINVYFNQSVDHSLALHEEAVQNFNYVEHYARRIFEAEHSIDMAFYSTSGDAGNQIATLLSQVHEQGVEVRVILDHDTATDAVRNILQSSGVPVIESDFGTLNSNRDGIHHNKFAIIDYRGGDPGDIWLITSSWNATDPGTHDQYQNMIEFQDPSIAGAYTREFDQMWGSTTTTPDPDNARFGEQKRVVNPSVFWIGDSYVRLYFSPQGGTERAIIDAINNAEHSINVATMLVTRFGIANAMQARHNAGVTVRGLVSNVNVTGSVFDNIAEWADFIHFPQSQFGLLHHKYAIFDGEDTNWNGTVLTGSHNWSGAADRTNDENTLVIRDSRIANLYMQEFSARYTQAGGTNPITVDSETNLSEVPARFKVHQNYPNPFNPATNISFELPSEHVVNLHLYDAVGRRVATLLSGESLGAGIHSVRFDASSLASGIYIYRVELQNGQSITRKMTLIK, via the coding sequence ATGAAGTTTCTATCTACTCTCGCCTTTCCACTCCTGTTTGCAGCCTTGCTGTTCCCCCTCGATACCCTTGCACAAGTAGTGCTCTTTGAAGATTTTGAAAGCGGCAGCAAGGGCGGGTATGCGGCAGGCACGGTCGAACTCGACTCCGGAATCTGGATGCTGAATGATGCCCTGCTGGGCAGACAGTCCGGCGACCTGACTATGGGTTCCCAGTCGGTCCGACTCCGCGACGGTCACATCAACATGGAGTTTGATGTCGATGGCGCCGGAGAGGTCCGCTTCTACCATGCCAATTCGCAGTTTTCCAATGACGGCGGCAGCAGCATACAGCTCCAGTATTCACAGAACGGGGGGGCTAGCTGGACCAACATCGGGGATGAGATTGTCTGCGCGGACGGTGCGCTCGAGCAGGCCGTAGTCGAAGCCAACATCGAGGGCAACGTCCGGTTCCGGATCATTAAATCGAATGGACCCTCCGGCGCCCGCATCAGCATCGACAATTTTGAAATCACCGAGTACCAGGAACCGTCCGATGATCCGCGCCTGCGTGTGGAGGTGGACGGCGCTACGGTCCGGCACCAGGATGAGATCGGTTTCGGAACCATCTCCATCGGCACGGAAGCGCGGAAATCCATCACCCTCACGAATACCGGCCTGGAGACACTTTCCATCACTACGGCCGTGTGGGAGGGCGATCCCGTTTTTTCTCTGGACGGAGCTACCGAGGATGATTTGGAACAAGGCGAATCCGTCACGTTCTCGCTTGTATTCGAACCCGCTTCTTCGAGCGACTTTTCCGGCACACTTTCCATTGCGTCAAACGATCCGGATCATCCGCAGTTCGAGCTTTCCATTACCGGGCGGGGGCTATCCGCCGACGGGCCTATCGACATCGCCGAGGCCCGCAACCTGGAATTGGGCACCATCGTTACCGTAACGGGGTGGGTCACCGTAGCCGATGAGCTTTCCGGACCCATCTACTTTCAGGACGAAACCGCCGGTATCGCGGCCTATTACACTCCGTTGATGCGGCACGAGGAAGCCGGCTTTATTCTGAATGTCTCGCACGGAGACTCCGTCGTGGTGCGCGGCGCGCTCAGTCAGTTCAACGACATGATTCAGATCTCTCCGGTAGCCGATGTGATGGATACGGTGGAAATCTCGGTCTATCCCGAGGGCAACCGCGTCATTGAGCCTGCCGAGATCTCCGTTTCCCAGCTGGAAAGCGGTGAGTATCAGGGGCAGCTCGTCCGCTTGAACGGTGTCAGCTTCCTTGACGGCGGCGCATTTGACGGCGACAGCAACTACGACTTTACCGACGGGGTTGCCGAATCGGAGGTACGCATCTCCAGTTTTACCGACATCCCCGGCCTTGCCATCCCGAACGTCCCTGTGGATATCGTCGGTGCCGTCAGCCGGTTCCGGCAATTCATCCAGGTCTTCCCCCGGTCACGGGCTGACATCATACAGATCGGCGATGCGCCGCTGTTTGTGAGCACGGCGCCGTTTGAAACGGCTGCAACCTCCGAATCGATCACCTTCGAGTGGGAAACCGACCGCCCCGGCACCAGCGAAATCTGCTACGGCGAAACCTCATCCCTGGAACTGGGTTGTATTGAGGACGCGGAGCCCAAAGAGCGGCATACTATGACGCTGGAGGGACTGGACCCCGCCACGATTTACAGCATTAAGATGCGATCGGTGGCCGGGACGGATACCAGCCGGACCACCCCCTACTATGTTACGACCTCCTCTTCAGCGGAAGCCAGCCAGGAGATCAACGTCTATTTCAACCAGTCGGTCGATCATTCTCTGGCGCTGCATGAAGAAGCCGTACAGAACTTCAATTATGTCGAACACTACGCCCGCAGAATCTTTGAAGCCGAACATTCGATCGACATGGCCTTCTACAGCACCAGCGGTGACGCGGGCAACCAGATTGCGACTCTACTGAGCCAGGTGCATGAACAGGGAGTGGAAGTGCGGGTGATCCTCGACCATGACACCGCCACCGACGCGGTCCGGAATATTCTCCAGAGCAGCGGTGTTCCGGTCATCGAAAGTGATTTCGGGACTCTGAACAGCAACCGAGACGGCATCCACCATAACAAATTCGCCATTATCGACTATCGGGGCGGCGACCCCGGCGATATCTGGCTGATCACCAGCTCATGGAACGCGACCGACCCCGGCACGCATGACCAGTACCAGAACATGATTGAGTTCCAGGATCCCTCTATTGCCGGTGCCTACACCCGCGAATTCGACCAGATGTGGGGGAGCACAACGACCACCCCTGATCCGGACAACGCCCGGTTCGGCGAGCAGAAACGGGTGGTGAACCCGTCGGTATTCTGGATCGGTGACAGCTACGTCAGGCTCTATTTTAGTCCGCAGGGCGGCACCGAACGCGCGATCATCGATGCCATAAACAATGCCGAACACAGCATCAATGTGGCCACCATGCTCGTAACACGCTTCGGAATTGCCAATGCAATGCAAGCCCGGCACAATGCCGGCGTGACCGTTCGCGGCCTGGTAAGCAATGTGAACGTTACCGGCAGCGTGTTCGATAATATCGCGGAATGGGCCGATTTCATCCACTTCCCGCAGAGCCAGTTCGGCCTGCTGCATCATAAATATGCCATTTTTGATGGCGAGGACACCAACTGGAACGGAACCGTGCTCACCGGTTCTCACAACTGGTCGGGTGCCGCCGACCGCACCAACGATGAGAACACGTTGGTTATACGCGATTCCCGGATCGCCAACCTCTACATGCAGGAGTTCAGCGCCCGGTATACCCAGGCCGGCGGAACAAATCCGATCACGGTGGATTCCGAAACCAACCTTTCGGAGGTGCCGGCCCGGTTCAAGGTGCATCAGAACTACCCCAACCCGTTCAACCCGGCTACCAACATCTCGTTCGAATTGCCCTCCGAGCATGTCGTGAACCTGCATCTCTACGACGCGGTGGGACGCCGGGTAGCCACCCTGCTGTCCGGCGAGAGCCTGGGCGCGGGCA
- a CDS encoding T9SS type A sorting domain-containing protein produces MKKIYQSLFCGFLLLAFGASTAYADIPQVTARDLNTYDPPLTSLDDLTNHPLVGEEVEVTAIVSSYPRNSGLAGYNPDEGTINRIHVFVVDTTALSQGREGMGLQLVVDGEGLFTLENLDIGDIITFRGALGFFGNTAQFNTDDILTVGNAWEDAEYEKYQELLEPWTVRLTDINEITPTGQGLILENYTTYINQYIKLEDAVVGARDITSLRPWMYVIEDGVIAYNRDTSLRYRNDRHDNYREGYNYRRADVDGNYVPPPPGAVINYSGYAVVNTFDPDNREADGTATMALVAMEDGVRWLGFGDNAIRYTNENLPEFYPYRLRNDLEMIGLPPEIINYQISDYIISSDEQVTISFDVIPGDDDAIIEKVEIFYWVNGEEFVEELAVTGGSYSFTFPAFDDLTTVEFEIRITDNRDINGFLRDGDGDPTDPEATFILKFTVMEQGVNSIQMISETTTGMRGPSTLAGLGALPMDITAVVVADSTNGYIVIHDEANAPAAWSGIFLEPDSLTMSLRRGDRILINSAVIANSNTSPSFANVTYLEDTEFEVLDRGVDYSPLIPVLSTADLTGQEHMGAPYEGMVIRVEDAYIVTNQADAPNSDFGEWSFASGTPDDEHSALRVRNNVAQSDIQIFSTFGTFINNDIKSGAELEFVQGVLGFSHGNPKMTLRSLDDAQPVEDMFYPTRTLLLFNPTNNAEVDVNRALEAMWSESTDRDGDDVTYFFLLSDPEDVLFENYLLKKHSNNDGAENSIRISWETLDDFLAGRGLEDGESEDFIWTVWISDGRDTVQVSTKAASDPVFETLHRNITLQRNITPTSADDSELPRRFALEQNYPNPFNPVTQIRFDVPTDAHVNIAVFDILGRRVMTLVNEQLQAGTHTAAFDGSRLASGMYIYRMEAGSFVQTRKMMLLK; encoded by the coding sequence ATGAAGAAGATATACCAATCCCTTTTCTGCGGTTTTCTGCTTCTGGCATTCGGCGCTTCAACCGCCTATGCCGATATACCGCAAGTAACCGCACGTGATCTCAATACCTACGATCCCCCGCTCACCTCCCTCGATGATCTCACAAACCATCCGTTGGTAGGAGAGGAAGTAGAAGTTACCGCCATCGTATCCTCCTATCCGCGTAACTCCGGTCTGGCCGGCTATAATCCGGATGAAGGCACCATCAACCGGATTCACGTCTTTGTCGTGGATACAACGGCGCTCTCCCAGGGACGGGAAGGCATGGGCCTCCAGCTTGTGGTTGACGGAGAGGGGCTTTTTACCCTGGAGAACCTGGACATTGGCGACATTATCACCTTCCGGGGAGCTTTGGGCTTTTTTGGAAATACAGCCCAGTTCAACACCGACGACATCCTCACTGTCGGAAACGCCTGGGAGGATGCCGAGTATGAGAAGTACCAGGAGCTGCTGGAGCCCTGGACCGTCCGGCTCACCGACATCAACGAAATTACCCCGACCGGCCAGGGTTTGATTCTGGAGAATTACACCACGTACATCAACCAGTACATCAAACTGGAAGACGCGGTGGTCGGCGCGCGCGACATCACTTCGCTGCGCCCCTGGATGTATGTGATTGAGGACGGAGTGATCGCCTATAACCGCGACACGTCCCTGCGCTACCGAAACGACAGGCACGACAACTACCGCGAAGGGTACAACTACCGCAGGGCCGATGTAGACGGAAACTACGTGCCGCCACCACCGGGCGCCGTCATCAACTACAGTGGATATGCGGTTGTCAACACATTCGATCCCGATAACCGGGAGGCCGACGGTACCGCCACCATGGCCCTGGTGGCCATGGAAGATGGGGTGCGCTGGCTCGGTTTCGGCGATAACGCCATCCGTTATACCAACGAGAACCTGCCCGAATTCTATCCCTACCGCCTTCGCAACGACCTGGAGATGATCGGCTTGCCGCCTGAAATTATCAACTACCAGATCAGCGATTATATCATCTCTTCTGACGAACAGGTGACCATTTCTTTTGATGTGATCCCCGGCGATGATGATGCCATTATCGAAAAAGTAGAGATTTTCTACTGGGTCAATGGCGAGGAGTTTGTGGAAGAGCTTGCCGTAACCGGCGGCAGTTACAGCTTCACGTTCCCGGCTTTCGACGATCTCACCACCGTGGAGTTTGAGATCCGAATTACCGACAATCGCGACATCAACGGGTTCCTTCGCGACGGCGACGGCGATCCCACCGATCCGGAAGCGACTTTCATATTGAAGTTCACCGTCATGGAACAGGGGGTCAACTCGATTCAGATGATCTCCGAAACCACTACGGGAATGCGCGGCCCCAGTACGCTGGCCGGCCTTGGCGCGCTTCCAATGGATATCACCGCGGTTGTGGTTGCCGATTCCACCAACGGTTATATCGTGATTCATGACGAAGCGAACGCACCCGCGGCCTGGTCAGGTATTTTCCTTGAACCGGACAGCCTCACCATGAGCCTGCGCCGCGGAGATCGCATACTCATCAATTCCGCAGTAATTGCCAACAGCAACACCAGTCCCAGTTTTGCAAACGTGACTTACCTGGAAGATACGGAGTTCGAGGTTCTGGATCGTGGAGTGGATTACTCTCCGCTTATTCCCGTGCTTTCGACCGCCGACCTGACCGGACAGGAGCACATGGGGGCACCCTATGAAGGTATGGTGATCCGTGTGGAAGACGCCTATATCGTTACCAACCAGGCCGATGCTCCCAACAGCGATTTCGGCGAGTGGAGCTTCGCATCCGGAACACCGGATGACGAACACTCCGCCCTGCGCGTCCGGAATAATGTGGCGCAAAGCGATATCCAGATATTCAGCACCTTCGGCACCTTTATCAACAACGACATCAAAAGCGGTGCCGAGCTGGAATTTGTGCAGGGTGTACTGGGCTTCAGCCATGGAAACCCGAAAATGACACTCCGCAGCCTCGATGATGCGCAGCCCGTTGAAGATATGTTCTATCCCACCAGAACGTTGCTGCTCTTCAACCCCACCAATAACGCGGAAGTGGATGTGAACAGGGCATTGGAGGCCATGTGGTCCGAGAGTACGGATCGCGATGGTGACGATGTGACCTACTTCTTCCTGCTTTCCGATCCGGAGGATGTGCTTTTCGAAAACTACCTGCTTAAGAAACACTCTAACAACGACGGAGCCGAAAACTCGATCCGGATTTCCTGGGAAACGCTGGATGATTTCCTGGCAGGCCGCGGCCTCGAAGATGGCGAATCGGAAGACTTCATCTGGACCGTATGGATTTCCGACGGCCGGGATACGGTTCAGGTTTCCACCAAAGCAGCTTCGGATCCTGTATTCGAAACGTTACATCGCAATATCACCCTGCAACGGAATATAACTCCGACGTCGGCCGACGACTCCGAGCTTCCGCGCAGGTTCGCCCTGGAGCAGAACTATCCGAACCCCTTCAACCCGGTCACACAGATCCGGTTTGATGTGCCGACCGATGCACATGTCAACATCGCGGTGTTCGATATTCTGGGACGGCGGGTGATGACGCTTGTCAATGAGCAGTTGCAGGCCGGTACGCATACGGCCGCTTTCGACGGCAGCCGGCTTGCCAGCGGTATGTATATTTATCGCATGGAGGCAGGCTCATTTGTTCAGACACGCAAAATGATGCTTCTCAAGTAG
- a CDS encoding TonB-dependent receptor, with translation MYRYLLLLLLPLLLASAPLMAQTGTIAGQVIDADTGDELIGVNVIIRGTAYGASTDLDGRFRITNIRPGSYDIEITYIGFERQLYTGIRVQPGETTELNIELREQVLTFDDELVVIGERPIFDIEQSSTSTRVTRDDIQAAPVRQIDEVVGQQAGVIRDPTGLYIRGGRSSETGFVVDGVSAQDPLAGTGFGLDLGAGAYAEVEVTTGGVGAEVGDATSGVVTVTTQSGGQEYSGYFSHKRDNPGRMTSTSSNFYTDIFEFSLGGPVETYQSLLPALGIDVPGEMTFFVAAQANITNEFYKQTADQIETSLIDNTFWSPRQDNRWSAMGKLTWNIRPSMRMEASYQRSLTINQNTRMLQIVGDDVQIRPGFQFFYSEDLDNANTYSHDSKLAYVKWTHTINPRMFYDIQVSRMFTRLRADANGRHWRPELVDGEFDGESIVTPPTDIFETGRPFNYVLPGPGLVNNGGLATLWHDHYAEEYTVRATTTNYFFNRNNRLRVGLEMKFNDYQWIDIRRPWVGAPIRIDEDTFTETQRLGASSDIWNVKPRRGALFVTDQIRYQGLIANLGLRLEYWFPGKFVDDMVDDPMAPIADEIRQDYRDNTYSLFGNRFKMRLLPRISVSFPVRENQVLYFNYGHRTKLPHPSFVYAGLDPFYQDRSFLADLGNPNLDPEVDISYEIGLRNQLSSNDALNISAFWSDKYDFVTSERLIIEDAAGNPTERNFRVNGDFARVRGVEVTYIKRHRDWFMGNLSVTYSRAEGLSSTANDALRNILAGDQFGFNVETPLAWDRPWDIKANVTFTYNRPEPLLGLAPLNRMKLYVSGNYRSGMRYTPFDFVGNERHPVTGEQNWRPIYQRNNEPSERFSGVGPAWWIFDLNFQRWFTIGNTRFIAFLEVTNLLNSSNPAIINPVTGKAYKTDYPSDPDELRALRDDRSYDVPANVRDERYLDPRDNNIPSYRNPANFLQQRHIMFGFAVNF, from the coding sequence ATGTACAGATATTTACTTCTGCTTTTACTACCGCTGCTTTTGGCTTCGGCCCCGCTCATGGCTCAGACCGGCACCATTGCCGGCCAGGTAATTGATGCGGATACCGGCGATGAACTGATTGGTGTGAACGTAATCATCCGGGGAACCGCCTATGGCGCCTCTACCGACCTGGATGGGAGATTCCGGATTACCAATATCCGACCCGGAAGTTATGATATCGAAATCACTTACATCGGGTTCGAGCGGCAACTCTACACCGGCATCCGCGTCCAGCCGGGTGAAACCACCGAGCTGAACATAGAGCTTCGGGAACAGGTACTGACGTTCGACGACGAGCTGGTTGTGATCGGGGAGCGCCCCATCTTTGATATCGAACAGTCGTCCACGTCCACCAGGGTCACCAGAGATGATATCCAGGCGGCTCCGGTCCGGCAAATTGATGAAGTGGTCGGCCAGCAGGCCGGCGTCATCCGCGATCCGACAGGCCTGTACATCCGCGGCGGACGCTCTTCCGAAACCGGATTTGTTGTGGATGGCGTTTCGGCGCAGGATCCGCTGGCAGGAACGGGATTCGGACTGGATCTCGGCGCCGGAGCATACGCCGAAGTGGAAGTGACCACCGGCGGGGTAGGGGCTGAAGTCGGCGACGCGACTTCCGGCGTGGTTACCGTAACGACACAGTCAGGCGGACAGGAGTACTCCGGCTATTTTTCACACAAACGGGATAACCCCGGCCGGATGACATCCACATCCAGTAATTTTTATACCGATATTTTTGAATTCAGTCTTGGCGGACCGGTAGAAACCTACCAAAGCCTGCTGCCGGCTCTCGGTATTGACGTGCCGGGTGAGATGACCTTTTTCGTCGCCGCGCAGGCCAATATCACCAACGAATTCTACAAGCAGACCGCCGATCAGATCGAAACATCACTGATTGACAACACGTTCTGGTCGCCCCGCCAGGATAACCGCTGGAGCGCCATGGGGAAACTGACCTGGAATATCCGGCCTTCCATGAGGATGGAGGCTTCCTATCAGCGATCGCTGACCATCAACCAGAACACCCGTATGCTCCAGATCGTGGGCGATGATGTGCAGATTCGACCGGGGTTTCAGTTTTTCTACTCCGAAGACCTCGACAACGCCAATACCTATTCTCACGACAGCAAGTTAGCCTACGTCAAATGGACCCACACGATCAATCCCAGGATGTTTTACGATATCCAGGTGAGCCGCATGTTTACGCGCCTCAGGGCCGATGCCAACGGCCGGCACTGGCGTCCCGAGCTGGTTGACGGTGAATTTGACGGGGAGAGCATCGTCACGCCCCCCACCGATATCTTTGAAACGGGCAGGCCTTTCAACTATGTGCTTCCGGGCCCCGGATTGGTGAACAACGGAGGGCTGGCCACACTGTGGCACGACCATTACGCCGAAGAGTACACCGTACGCGCAACCACCACCAATTACTTCTTCAATCGAAACAACCGGCTGCGCGTCGGACTGGAGATGAAGTTTAACGATTACCAGTGGATCGATATCCGGCGCCCCTGGGTCGGTGCCCCCATCCGAATTGACGAAGACACGTTTACCGAAACCCAGCGCCTGGGAGCATCCTCGGATATCTGGAACGTGAAACCGCGTCGAGGTGCCCTGTTTGTGACCGATCAGATTCGCTACCAGGGTCTGATCGCCAACCTGGGCCTCCGCCTTGAGTACTGGTTTCCGGGCAAATTTGTTGATGACATGGTGGATGATCCCATGGCGCCTATCGCCGATGAGATCCGCCAGGATTATCGGGACAATACCTACAGCCTGTTCGGTAACCGGTTCAAAATGCGCCTGCTGCCGCGTATAAGCGTATCCTTCCCGGTACGTGAAAACCAGGTACTTTATTTCAACTATGGCCACAGAACCAAACTTCCGCACCCTTCGTTTGTTTACGCCGGCCTGGATCCGTTTTATCAGGACCGGTCTTTTCTGGCCGACCTGGGTAATCCCAACCTGGATCCGGAAGTTGACATTTCCTACGAAATCGGTCTCCGAAACCAGCTTTCATCCAATGACGCCCTCAATATTTCGGCATTCTGGAGCGATAAGTACGACTTCGTAACTTCCGAGCGTCTGATCATCGAAGACGCCGCCGGAAATCCCACCGAACGGAACTTCCGGGTGAACGGGGATTTTGCGAGAGTGCGTGGCGTGGAAGTGACCTACATCAAGCGGCACAGAGACTGGTTCATGGGGAATCTTTCGGTAACCTACTCCCGTGCGGAAGGCCTCAGCTCGACCGCCAACGATGCCCTGAGAAACATCCTGGCCGGTGACCAGTTCGGCTTCAATGTCGAGACCCCGCTTGCCTGGGACCGCCCCTGGGATATCAAAGCCAATGTCACGTTTACCTATAACCGGCCCGAACCGTTGCTGGGACTGGCACCGCTCAACCGGATGAAGCTCTACGTCTCCGGTAACTACCGAAGCGGAATGCGCTACACTCCCTTCGATTTTGTCGGAAATGAGCGTCATCCTGTTACGGGAGAGCAAAACTGGCGCCCCATCTATCAGCGGAACAACGAGCCATCCGAGCGATTTTCCGGTGTGGGACCGGCGTGGTGGATATTCGACCTCAACTTCCAGCGCTGGTTTACCATCGGCAACACCCGCTTCATCGCATTTCTGGAAGTCACCAATTTGCTGAATTCCAGTAATCCCGCCATCATCAACCCGGTAACCGGCAAAGCCTATAAAACCGACTATCCCAGCGACCCGGATGAACTGCGGGCCCTTCGCGACGACCGAAGCTACGATGTTCCGGCCAATGTCCGTGACGAACGCTACCTCGACCCGCGCGACAACAATATTCCGTCGTACAGGAATCCAGCCAATTTCCTCCAGCAGCGGCATATCATGTTTGGTTTTGCCGTCAATTTCTAA